In one Bradyrhizobium sp. 4 genomic region, the following are encoded:
- a CDS encoding response regulator — translation MSHTVLVVDDDPGVLDVLVGMLEDLGCGVISANSGPDALDRLRQNQDISILITDINMPGMDGHELAELARRRRPELKILQLSGREPRRDGLPMIRKPFSFEELASTMQRTVGIC, via the coding sequence ATGAGCCACACCGTACTGGTTGTTGACGACGATCCCGGCGTGCTCGATGTCCTTGTGGGCATGCTGGAAGATCTCGGCTGCGGCGTCATCAGCGCCAATAGCGGCCCGGATGCGCTCGACCGGCTCAGGCAGAACCAGGACATCTCCATCCTCATCACCGACATCAACATGCCCGGCATGGACGGTCACGAACTCGCCGAGCTGGCCAGACGACGCCGCCCGGAGCTGAAGATCCTGCAACTGTCGGGACGTGAACCCCGGCGCGACGGCCTTCCCATGATCAGAAAGCCGTTCTCGTTCGAGGAACTCGCCAGCACCATGCAGCGGACTGTCGGCATCTGCTGA